In Hermetia illucens chromosome 1, iHerIll2.2.curated.20191125, whole genome shotgun sequence, one genomic interval encodes:
- the LOC119646705 gene encoding uncharacterized protein LOC119646705: MIKMNSRRRGSFSYHLILVTFLTFIAFMSDKLTSACPSFCICKWKGGKQTVECGDRLLSSIPEGMDAGTQVLNFSGNSLQVLQNERFLRMDLINLQKIFFARNQLIKIHERAFRGLSNLVELDLTDNMLQQVPSETFQDYTSLMRLSLSGNPIRELRSAAFRYLAFLTTLELSNCQIEKVENEAFIGMDNLEWLRLDGNRIAFIQGSHILPKSLHGINLQSNRWTCDCRLTDVHAWLINYNTPQEEEPRCLEPPRLKGQVIKSLKKDELACLPDIDPKSAYTEIVEGRNISLMCTVRAIPEATVLWLFNGQVLNNDTLLENLHMYYYIDESGGEEKRSEVFIYNVGPEDNGTFSCIGRNTAGTSFSNYTIRVLMKEMPIAKEVSFSRNYMNIIIAGGGGAGFIFILLLCTIVIKCRKKSPKNKSRKTDTATSDSGLLKCPSIINEEDMSPKTSKENGIMIGEGSMKQNFMMYVPTMPTGHMMDNGSMQLTGSSASSPPLNAGDAHGISSGNMPTQYCSPPSSLRNYQDKNPDLVNDAESVKNKLKNDSEYEGSDCSTGPCSIQGTFDNCYQLPGQFGSQIIRPTGIQARFAPPPMSTIPRGLHAKAGGQHQVDVHLNPVCFLGQDGYAYDYSNNHMHTAGPAVPMNQQNFYRTLPHNRSHNKVFASASNPGARYSLEAEFLQRTGTPTYDQYAMQNIRFTAEGYPLHPVKFPSPPEGYKTSDHVLLSGDPLNAAQSGFQQWPPCLPGYHAQPIHYSASVPPTGQVICSTPSTVISRPPSQQSQTQPQQQSLAQSTASPVQTVVTSSATQTPTTSTSTATTEVKRRCVGQQTNEMEPETIPEGDEEAEHSKLRHLAGPLADSPDEGYVGDSQESSDI, translated from the coding sequence ATGATAAAAATGAACAGTCGCCGCCGGGGGTCATTCTCTTATCATCTAATCCTTGTCACGTTTTTGACATTTATAGCATTTATGAGTGACAAATTGACATCAGCGTGTCCATCGTTCTGTATATGcaagtggaaaggtgggaagcaGACGGTGGAATGCGGTGACCGACTTTTATCCAGTATACCAGAAGGAATGGACGCGGGAACCCAAGTCTTGAACTTTTCAGGGAACAGCCTGCAGGTATTGCAGAATGAACGTTTCCTTCGGATGGATTTAATAAATCTCCAGAAAATATTCTTTGCGCGTAATCAATTGATTAAGATCCATGAACGGGCCTTTAGGGGTCTGTCGAATCTAGTCGAGTTGGATCTCACCGATAACATGCTGCAGCAAGTACCAAGCGAAACGTTCCAAGATTACACATCACTCATGCGACTTTCCCTCAGTGGGAACCCAATTAGAGAATTAAGAAGTGCAGCCTTTAGATATTTAGCATTTTTAACGACTTTAGAATTAAGCAATTGTCAGATTGAGAAGGTGGAGAATGAAGCGTTCATAGGCATGGACAATCTCGAATGGCTGCGGTTGGACGGCAACCGCATCGCCTTCATTCAAGGCAGCCACATCCTTCCGAAATCACTGCATGGAATCAACTTGCAGAGTAACAGATGGACGTGCGATTGTAGACTAACAGACGTTCATGCGTGGCTGATTAATTACAATACGCCTCAGGAAGAGGAACCGCGGTGTCTTGAACCACCACGGCTTAAAGGACAAGTTATTAAGTCCCTCAAGAAGGACGAATTGGCCTGTCTACCTGATATAGATCCTAAGTCAGCATATACGGAAATAGTGGAAGGACGGAACATATCACTGATGTGCACTGTCCGTGCGATTCCCGAAGCGACAGTTCTTTGGCTTTTCAATGGTCAGGTTCTTAATAATGATACTCTCTTGGAGAATCTCCATATGTATTACTACATTGATGAATCTGGCGGTGAGGAAAAACGCAGCGAAGTTTTCATCTACAACGTAGGGCCGGAAGATAATGGAACTTTCTCTTGCATAGGCCGCAATACAGCAGGAACAAGTTTCAGCAATTACACAATACGTGTCCTCATGAAGGAAATGCCCATCGCGAAGGAAGTTTCGTTTTCAAGAAACTACATGAATATAATCAtagctggtggtggtggtgccGGTTTCATATTTATCCTTTTACTCTGCACAATTGTAATAAAGTGCAGGAAAAAGAGCCCCAAAAATAAGAGCCGTAAAACAGATACCGCCACAAGTGATTCAGGACTTCTAAAATGCCCGTCTATAATAAATGAGGAGGATATGTCCCCAAAGACATCTAAGGAAAATGGAATAATGATTGGCGAGGGCTCGATgaagcaaaatttcatgatgtaCGTGCCCACAATGCCCACAGGGCATATGATGGACAATGGTAGTATGCAGCTTACTGGGTCATCCGCTTCAAGTCCTCCACTTAACGCAGGTGATGCTCATGGTATTTCCAGTGGAAATATGCCCACACAATACTGCAGCCCTCCATCGTCCTTACGAAATTACCAGGATAAAAATCCAGACCTAGTAAACGATGCAGAAAGTGTaaagaataaattgaaaaatgataGTGAATATGAAGGAAGTGATTGTTCTACAGGCCCCTGTAGCATTCAGGGCACATTTGATAATTGCTACCAATTGCCAGGACAGTTCGGATCACAAATAATCCGGCCGACAGGTATCCAAGCACGATTCGCTCCGCCTCCCATGTCCACTATACCTCGAGGCCTCCATGCGAAAGCAGGAGGTCAGCATCAGGTGGATGTGCATTTGAATCCTGTATGTTTCCTAGGGCAAGACGGATATGCCTATGACTATAGTAATAACCACATGCACACAGCGGGACCAGCTGTTCCAATGAATCAACAAAATTTCTACAGAACACTTCCACATAATCGCAGTCACAACAAAGTGTTCGCCTCCGCTTCGAATCCAGGTGCTCGATATAGCCTGGAAGCGGAATTCCTACAACGCACTGGAACACCCACTTATGACCAATATGCAATGCAAAACATACGATTCACGGCCGAAGGGTATCCTTTACATCCTGTGAAATTCCCTTCACCACCTGAAGGTTATAAAACTAGTGACcatgtcctcctgtccggagaTCCTCTTAACGCTGCACAATCCGGTTTTCAACAGTGGCCTCCCTGCCTGCCAGGATACCATGCGCAACCAATCCATTATTCAGCATCAGTTCCTCCAACAGGTCAAGTGATCTGTAGTACGCCATCAACGGTGATTTCACGACCTCCATCCCAGCAATCGCAAACACAGCCACAACAGCAGTCCTTAGCGCAATCAACTGCATCACCCGTTCAAACTGTAGTGACATCGAGTGCAACGCAAACTCCAACGACCAGTACTTCCACTGCAACAACAGAGGTGAAGAGACGATGCGTGGGACAACAAACCAATGAAATGGAACCAGAAACAATTCCTGAAGGAGATGAGGAAGCAGAACATTCTAAGCTGCGTCATCTTGCAGGTCCTTTGGCCGATAGTCCAGATGAGGGATATGTTGGAGATTCACAGGAAAGTTCAGATATATGA